In Lodderomyces elongisporus chromosome 2, complete sequence, the following proteins share a genomic window:
- the THI6 gene encoding thiamine biosynthetic bifunctional enzyme (BUSCO:EOG09263GIG): MSELNDDLFKLYLVTDSTMIPESKTFLGQIEEAVNNGVTIVQLREKKLSTREFIKRAQQVHALTKPRGIPLIINDRVDVALAIDAEGVHVGQDDMPATSVRELIGPNKILGVTCSTPEEAQEVVDQDVADYVGLGTVYATNTKKDVTNPDGVGPIGIKSMLLVLAKHKRDIKSVAIGGINHSNAKFVQSACRVPGRSISGPAVVSCIMASQDAGNATKKLKEILEYCLKERGVDTIGTEQHQRNQDSFSDFRVTGAYKQKNKLKTLVQSHPLVHHITNNVVKNFSANVTLAIGASPIMSELPTEFEEFTSKIPNLALVLNLGTPNEELMKVFAKAISAYNMYNKPIVFDPVACGASQARLSCCRKLLNTGHMTVIKGNLGEIVSIWKLTQCYNSLNLGDDLMHGVDSVADVSEDILFKIASDILYDFNATLVITGQVNYVFATDGKRYEKIAGGSSLMSLVTGTGCSLGSVIAAFLAARADGLNDGEIDNVEKNEKNTISQSNSCDNYSCVVAAVSLYNEAGRNAASKTSAPSSFMTAFIDELYKLTHERLET; this comes from the coding sequence ATGTCTGAATTAAATGATGATTTGTTCAAGCTATATCTAGTGACAGACTCTACCATGATTCCCGAGTCGAAAACATTCCTTGGGCAGATCGAAGAGGCTGTCAATAATGGTGTAACAATTGTTCAATTGCGCGAAAAAAAACTCAGCACGAGAGAGTTTATTAAAAGAGCTCAACAAGTACACGCTCTTACAAAACCTCGCGGAATTCCTCTCATTATAAACGACAGAGTTGATGTGGCTCTAGCAATTGATGCAGAAGGTGTCCATGTTGGTCAGGATGATATGCCGGCCACATCAGTTCGTGAGTTGATTGGCCCAAACAAGATATTGGGAGTCACTTGCTCTACCCCGGAAGAAGCACAGGAAGTTGTTGACCAAGATGTGGCAGATTATGTAGGGTTGGGTACAGTTTATGctacaaacacaaaaaagGATGTTACCAACCCTGATGGAGTAGGTCCAATTGGTATAAAGAGTATGCTTTTGGTTCTTGCCAAACACAAGAGAGATATCAAAAGTGTAGCCATTGGAGGAATCAATCACTCAAATGCAAAGTTTGTTCAGAGTGCTTGTAGAGTACCTGGAAGATCAATATCTGGGCCAGCAGTAGTATCTTGCATCATGGCTAGTCAAGATGCTGGTAATGCTACCAAGAAACTTAAAGAGATACTTGAATATTGTTTGAAGGAAAGAGGAGTAGACACTATTGGTACAGAACAGCACCAAAGAAACCAAGACTCATTTTCGGATTTTAGAGTTACTGGAGCTTACaagcaaaagaataagTTAAAGACATTGGTACAATCACATCCACTTGTACACCACATTACCAATAATGTTGTGAAAAACTTTAGTGCAAATGTGACGCTAGCAATTGGGGCATCGCCAATCATGTCTGAGTTGCCTACAGAGTTTGAAGAATTTACATCAAAAATACCAAATCTTGCACTTGTTCTTAATTTGGGCACACCAAACGAAGAACTCATGAAagtttttgcaaaagcCATATCCGCGTACAATATGTACAACAAACCCATAGTCTTTGATCCTGTTGCTTGCGGAGCATCTCAAGCGAGATTGAGTTGTTGCCGAAAATTGTTGAACACGGGACACATGACGGTGATTAAAGGGAATTTGGGGGAAATTGTGAGTATTTGGAAATTGACTCAGTGCTATAATTCGTTGAATCTTGGCGACGACCTCATGCATGGTGTTGATTCAGTGGCAGACGTCTCCGAGgatattcttttcaaaattgcAAGCGACATATTGTATGACTTCAATGCAACTCTTGTCATCACTGGACAAGTAAACTATGTCTTTGCAACAGATGGGAAAAGGTATGAGAAAATTGCTGGCGGTAGTCTGTTGATGAGTTTGGTAACGGGTACCGGATGTTCATTGGGCAGTGTTATTGCTGCATTCTTGGCAGCTCGTGCTGATGGCTTGAATGATGGCGAGATTGACaatgttgaaaagaatgaaaaaaacacaatcaGTCAATCAAACTCTTGTGATAACTATAGTTGTGTTGTTGCAGCAGTGAGTTTATACAATGAGGCAGGAAGAAATGCTGCATCAAAAACCTCTGCGCCAAGTTCATTTATGACTGCTTTCATAGACGAATTGTATAAACTCACACACGAAAGATTAGAAACCTAG